One window of Bacteroides sp. AN502(2024) genomic DNA carries:
- a CDS encoding IS3 family transposase: MKTLCGLFGMSSQAYYKKKKNLLSRHQIRTAILDAVFFYRSKAPGIGGLKLYHELRSLYGSEITGGRDAFLHLLRSERLMLPPKKPRHTTDSHHLYKKYPNLIKGVTAQYPNHIWVCDITYIWIEGGVCYLHLVTDMYSHAVLGWVLSPSLHAEYTLQALEQAINEAGGGNLCGTIHHSDRGVQYACDAYIDTLVTHHIRVSMTEDYNPTDNAVAERMNGILKTEWIYGMSLFRDKEMAREQITRMIDFYNNGRPHMSIGMKKPMDVYHGEVPGKSLWKK; this comes from the coding sequence GTGAAAACCCTTTGCGGACTGTTTGGCATGTCTTCCCAGGCCTATTACAAAAAGAAAAAAAATCTTTTGTCGCGTCATCAGATCAGAACAGCCATCTTGGATGCCGTCTTCTTCTACCGCTCAAAGGCTCCGGGCATCGGTGGTTTGAAATTATACCATGAGCTCCGCTCCCTTTATGGAAGCGAGATAACCGGAGGGCGGGATGCCTTCCTTCATCTGCTGCGTTCGGAACGCCTTATGCTGCCCCCGAAGAAACCCAGGCATACGACGGACTCCCACCATCTTTACAAGAAGTATCCGAATCTGATCAAGGGGGTAACGGCACAATACCCGAACCATATCTGGGTATGTGACATCACTTACATCTGGATTGAAGGTGGCGTATGCTACCTCCATCTTGTAACGGACATGTACTCACATGCCGTTTTAGGATGGGTGCTCTCTCCCAGTTTGCATGCCGAATATACGCTACAGGCACTGGAACAGGCCATCAATGAGGCCGGAGGTGGCAATCTTTGCGGCACAATCCACCATTCCGACCGGGGGGTACAGTATGCCTGCGATGCCTATATCGACACACTGGTCACTCATCATATACGTGTGAGCATGACTGAAGATTACAACCCGACGGACAATGCGGTAGCAGAAAGGATGAATGGCATCCTGAAAACGGAATGGATATACGGCATGTCGCTGTTCAGGGATAAAGAGATGGCACGGGAGCAGATTACGCGAATGATTGACTTCTATAATAATGGACGACCGCATATGAGCATAGGTATGAAAAAACCCATGGACGTATATCATGGAGAGGTGCCGGGAAAATCATTGTGGAAAAAATAA
- a CDS encoding thioredoxin domain-containing protein has product MKRIITQVYLCLLAFCIAGGSSAQTTNSMTEVIPFKTIDGKMIVEATINGETADFVLDLSGHNALLPEALEKLHINPDKKGTFSSYQDFMFKQVPVGKVYEMETVAIGNNTFANDLPVFALEDEPYLRKLGVMGVLSGSLFRTSVLTIDMQRKRITITQPYRPSYMKLNHRENFNLVTGLGVVCPINIQGKPASLVLDTWSDGLVNLTEEDFKTWSAHYAKGTNQKVSIGYKATAQEEESLILPETMFVKTKIEEAMAVKNPYLKRSVLGKKILDYGIISIDYIHQKIYFQPFDMVPIPEAEAKVTETKVEDGKLNPITRQFFLEHIFDYRKGNDFIYNGDKPVVIDFWATWCGPCMRLLPEMEKLAEKYKGKVLFYKVNADKEKDLCNQFGVQALPTLFFIPAGGKPIIEVGATPEKYEQIIEEQLLK; this is encoded by the coding sequence ATGAAACGAATAATCACCCAAGTGTATCTCTGCCTGCTTGCATTTTGTATTGCCGGAGGCAGCAGTGCACAGACAACCAATAGTATGACAGAGGTCATTCCATTCAAGACGATCGATGGAAAGATGATTGTAGAGGCTACCATAAATGGAGAAACGGCCGATTTTGTCCTCGACCTGTCAGGACATAACGCGCTGCTTCCCGAAGCGCTTGAGAAATTACATATCAACCCGGATAAAAAGGGGACCTTTAGCTCCTATCAGGATTTTATGTTCAAACAGGTCCCCGTTGGGAAGGTCTATGAAATGGAAACAGTAGCTATCGGCAACAACACATTTGCCAATGATCTTCCGGTTTTCGCGCTGGAAGACGAACCGTATCTACGCAAGCTGGGGGTTATGGGGGTATTGAGTGGATCCCTCTTCCGCACCTCTGTCCTGACGATCGATATGCAACGGAAAAGAATAACAATCACGCAACCCTACCGTCCTTCCTACATGAAACTAAACCATCGGGAGAACTTCAACCTGGTAACGGGATTGGGAGTTGTATGTCCGATAAACATTCAGGGGAAACCCGCCTCCCTCGTTCTGGATACATGGAGTGACGGACTGGTGAATCTTACAGAAGAAGACTTCAAGACATGGAGCGCACACTATGCCAAAGGGACCAACCAGAAGGTTTCCATTGGATATAAAGCGACCGCTCAAGAAGAGGAAAGTCTCATCTTGCCTGAAACGATGTTCGTAAAAACGAAGATTGAAGAGGCTATGGCCGTGAAGAACCCATACTTGAAACGCTCTGTGTTAGGCAAAAAAATACTGGACTACGGAATCATATCCATCGACTATATTCATCAGAAAATATACTTCCAGCCATTTGACATGGTTCCCATACCGGAAGCGGAAGCCAAAGTAACGGAAACCAAGGTTGAAGACGGCAAACTGAATCCGATTACCCGACAATTCTTCCTCGAACATATCTTCGACTACAGAAAAGGGAATGATTTCATTTATAACGGAGACAAACCGGTTGTGATCGATTTCTGGGCAACTTGGTGCGGACCTTGTATGCGGCTGCTTCCGGAAATGGAAAAGCTGGCTGAAAAGTATAAAGGCAAAGTCCTGTTCTATAAGGTTAATGCGGACAAAGAAAAGGATTTATGCAATCAATTCGGGGTACAGGCATTGCCTACTTTATTCTTCATCCCTGCAGGCGGCAAACCGATTATTGAAGTCGGAGCCACTCCGGAGAAGTATGAACAAATTATTGAAGAACAGCTACTGAAATAA
- a CDS encoding S8 family serine peptidase yields MKKLTFFTLCCLICGTASAQLVKQKIETQKKQSELDWFNCSFDQDSVYGAEVNKAYDYLKANKKKAKKRAVIALIGTGMDVEHEDLKQAIWVNPKEKQNQKDDDKNGLTDDINGWNFIGGKDDQVMEALTREGEREFFRLKDKYADYISDGKKYYKIINGKRQEVPAPENIQEYNYYRFKVMPESRIGGAYAGLQLSYVIEEYVEKFDKDMKKRFPGKELTIEEFQSCYDPKAEKDSLSEVAFVFTAYSFSLYNTDKWEPVYQNMGKRSVKTARAAYEEALKKYGADNRKEIVGDNPLDINDTHYGNHVLLTSDAATGVMQAGVIAAKRDNGIGSNGIADNAEIMTLRIHPGEGEPYLKDMALAIRYAVSHGADVIVLPEQNAIYPKEQRQWVTDALKEAEKKGALVIVPVWDSSVDMDKNELLPHRKMSKDGELTNFMVVASSDKNGNPVLNTDYGATTLDLYAPGTDIYSSYMGDTYQKGSDKGMASATVAGVAALVKSYFPKLTGSQIRDILLKSVTSRKGVEVEKGIRVDDTPSQDLFLFEDLCLSGGIVNAYQAILEAEKVSK; encoded by the coding sequence ATGAAGAAACTTACATTCTTTACTTTATGCTGCCTTATTTGTGGGACTGCATCAGCCCAGTTAGTCAAACAAAAGATAGAAACACAAAAGAAACAATCCGAGCTGGATTGGTTTAACTGTTCTTTCGACCAAGACAGTGTATATGGAGCAGAAGTAAACAAAGCCTATGATTACCTGAAAGCCAATAAAAAGAAAGCTAAAAAAAGAGCAGTCATCGCACTGATTGGAACAGGAATGGACGTGGAACACGAAGATTTGAAACAGGCGATTTGGGTGAATCCCAAAGAAAAGCAGAACCAAAAAGACGATGACAAGAATGGGTTGACAGACGACATCAATGGATGGAATTTCATCGGCGGTAAAGATGACCAGGTCATGGAAGCCCTGACACGTGAAGGAGAACGTGAATTTTTCCGTCTGAAAGATAAATATGCAGATTATATCTCTGATGGAAAGAAATATTATAAAATCATTAACGGAAAGCGACAGGAAGTTCCCGCACCGGAAAACATACAAGAATACAATTACTATCGTTTCAAGGTGATGCCGGAATCCCGAATCGGGGGAGCCTATGCCGGCCTGCAACTTTCGTATGTCATTGAAGAATATGTCGAGAAATTCGATAAGGACATGAAGAAACGTTTCCCCGGAAAAGAATTAACGATCGAAGAGTTTCAAAGTTGTTACGATCCCAAAGCGGAAAAAGACAGCCTTTCCGAAGTGGCTTTTGTTTTTACAGCCTATTCATTCAGTCTTTATAATACAGACAAATGGGAACCTGTATACCAGAATATGGGGAAAAGAAGCGTAAAGACAGCCCGGGCAGCTTATGAAGAAGCCCTGAAGAAATATGGAGCTGATAATCGGAAAGAGATTGTAGGTGACAACCCTTTGGATATTAACGACACGCATTACGGCAATCATGTACTATTGACATCGGATGCAGCCACCGGTGTCATGCAAGCAGGTGTCATTGCAGCCAAACGTGACAATGGCATCGGGAGTAACGGCATTGCCGATAATGCCGAAATCATGACCCTGCGTATCCATCCGGGAGAAGGAGAGCCTTACCTGAAAGATATGGCATTGGCCATTCGCTATGCTGTCAGCCACGGAGCCGATGTGATTGTATTACCGGAACAAAACGCCATCTATCCGAAAGAGCAGAGACAGTGGGTAACAGACGCACTGAAAGAAGCGGAAAAGAAAGGAGCATTGGTGATCGTTCCGGTGTGGGATTCGTCAGTAGATATGGATAAGAACGAACTCCTCCCCCATCGTAAAATGAGCAAAGACGGAGAACTTACCAATTTTATGGTAGTTGCTTCTTCAGACAAGAATGGGAATCCGGTATTGAACACCGATTATGGTGCTACCACTCTTGACTTGTATGCTCCGGGAACAGACATTTATTCGTCTTACATGGGAGATACCTATCAAAAAGGAAGCGATAAAGGAATGGCTTCGGCTACGGTAGCCGGTGTGGCCGCCCTTGTAAAATCTTATTTCCCCAAACTGACAGGCTCTCAAATCCGTGATATATTACTGAAAAGCGTCACTTCACGCAAAGGTGTAGAAGTAGAAAAAGGAATCCGCGTGGATGACACCCCTTCACAGGATTTGTTCCTTTTCGAAGATTTATGCCTTTCCGGAGGTATCGTAAATGCATATCAAGCCATTTTGGAAGCAGAGAAAGTAAGCAAATAA
- a CDS encoding TlpA family protein disulfide reductase: MISIKKLFFLFFLSILCTTTTSWCKDGLQIKGKLKILKPTTLQVKDLNGTLILSCDLHSNKEFATEQKWIRPDIYTLRIGETEEKIYFENHEVNINGYYDETSPEQSSLSFKGIDSFLSLQEYLPTEKDPDKAIISLPAHTQLSTGMAAALAYLANVNDYYSNKKLLDMIPNEERNSLSAQWLVERVQILSHQIIGAECPDFTFTDVNDRPVSLKDFRGKIVVLDFCASWCAPCRKEMRSMLKIYNELKADDLEFISVSLDNNQAKWKKMLDEEKLPWVMLWDKAGFPKSNENPSAIQTAYGFYAIPFLVVIDKEGKLVARNVRGEEVRKAILKARN; encoded by the coding sequence ATGATATCAATAAAGAAACTTTTCTTTTTATTCTTCTTATCCATCTTATGCACCACGACAACTTCGTGGTGCAAAGATGGATTACAAATTAAAGGCAAATTAAAAATACTGAAGCCTACGACTTTGCAAGTAAAAGACCTGAACGGAACGCTTATTCTTAGTTGTGATCTACACTCCAATAAAGAGTTCGCCACGGAACAGAAGTGGATTCGCCCCGATATCTACACGTTGCGGATCGGAGAAACGGAAGAGAAAATATATTTCGAGAACCACGAGGTGAACATCAACGGCTACTACGATGAGACAAGTCCGGAACAGAGCTCCCTGTCGTTTAAAGGCATCGATTCGTTCCTCTCCCTGCAAGAATATTTGCCTACAGAAAAAGACCCAGACAAAGCAATCATTTCCCTTCCGGCCCACACGCAACTATCAACCGGTATGGCAGCCGCACTAGCCTATCTGGCCAATGTGAATGATTATTACTCCAACAAGAAGTTATTGGATATGATTCCCAATGAAGAACGAAATTCTTTATCTGCCCAATGGCTGGTGGAAAGAGTCCAGATTCTCTCCCACCAAATTATAGGTGCAGAATGTCCGGACTTTACTTTCACTGATGTCAATGACCGGCCTGTCAGTTTAAAAGACTTTCGCGGTAAAATTGTTGTACTAGACTTCTGCGCTTCCTGGTGTGCCCCTTGCCGCAAAGAGATGCGCAGCATGCTGAAAATATACAATGAACTGAAAGCAGACGATTTGGAATTCATCAGCGTATCACTGGACAATAACCAGGCTAAATGGAAAAAAATGCTGGACGAGGAGAAACTTCCTTGGGTAATGCTGTGGGATAAAGCGGGCTTTCCTAAAAGCAATGAAAACCCCAGTGCCATTCAGACTGCGTATGGATTTTATGCCATTCCTTTTCTTGTAGTCATTGACAAAGAAGGTAAACTTGTAGCACGTAATGTCCGCGGCGAAGAAGTACGCAAAGCCATATTAAAAGCCAGAAATTAA
- a CDS encoding RagB/SusD family nutrient uptake outer membrane protein, with the protein MKKNIYTIIGIGLLSLSSCSDFLEPKSQSEYVPKDANALQEMLIGSAYPQHKSGNNLLGFLSFLDDDVQFHKTGYEFDSNLLGYVESKKAVFTWQPYMFFTMQKNSPVVYNIWEGYYKFILGANAALDYISDVNGTETEKNYVIAQALGLRAFYYFMLVNHFGAPYNYDKQAAGVPLKLTSNLLPEEELLMTRNSVEEVYDQIVKDLTKAEELFLTLPKDKQYEPNYLISLPMIQLLKSRVFLYMENWKDAAVYANKVIKEWSFSLINLNNLPSTSTTEPYYNFTSLKSPEVIWLYGNVSDLTEFNNETVSREEEDPNFPDWKTTYYRKAFVASDDLIGSFEDGDLRKEKYIVKEYNKDNYSFYPNEYSSFGKYQISATGEPNGSENFALSFRLSEAYLNLAEAAAHNNEENTALSAMRTLLENRYEPGKLAIPTGLTGEPLKEFIKAERRKEFCFEGQRWFDLRRYGMPPITHKWEDQVYTLKHNDPSYTLPIPDEVLIKNKYLEQNPLAPKREN; encoded by the coding sequence ATGAAAAAAAATATATATACAATTATAGGAATCGGCCTACTGTCACTGTCATCCTGCTCTGACTTTCTAGAGCCGAAATCCCAAAGCGAATATGTTCCCAAAGACGCTAACGCTCTGCAAGAGATGCTAATCGGCAGTGCTTATCCTCAACATAAGTCAGGTAACAATTTACTAGGCTTTTTAAGTTTCCTCGATGATGATGTCCAGTTTCACAAAACCGGATATGAATTCGACTCCAACTTATTGGGATATGTAGAATCCAAGAAAGCCGTCTTCACATGGCAGCCGTATATGTTTTTCACCATGCAAAAGAACAGTCCCGTTGTCTACAATATCTGGGAAGGTTACTATAAATTTATTTTAGGAGCAAATGCTGCACTTGATTATATCAGTGATGTAAATGGAACGGAAACGGAAAAGAATTATGTGATTGCTCAAGCGTTGGGTCTGAGAGCATTCTATTACTTCATGTTGGTCAATCATTTCGGTGCACCCTATAATTATGACAAACAAGCAGCGGGAGTACCCCTCAAACTAACAAGTAACCTGCTGCCCGAAGAAGAGTTATTAATGACACGTAATAGTGTAGAAGAAGTTTATGACCAGATTGTAAAAGACCTGACTAAAGCGGAGGAGTTATTTCTTACTCTACCGAAAGATAAGCAATACGAACCGAACTATCTAATCAGCCTTCCCATGATACAACTATTGAAATCCCGTGTTTTTCTTTATATGGAAAATTGGAAGGATGCTGCCGTATATGCCAACAAGGTAATCAAAGAATGGTCTTTCTCTTTAATCAATCTGAATAATCTGCCTTCCACATCAACGACAGAGCCTTATTACAATTTCACTTCTTTGAAGTCACCGGAAGTAATCTGGCTATATGGCAATGTATCTGATCTCACAGAGTTCAATAACGAGACGGTATCCCGTGAAGAGGAAGACCCCAATTTTCCCGATTGGAAAACAACCTATTACCGGAAAGCCTTCGTTGCTTCCGATGATTTGATAGGAAGCTTTGAAGACGGAGATTTAAGAAAAGAGAAATACATAGTTAAAGAATATAATAAAGACAATTACAGTTTTTATCCGAACGAATACAGCTCTTTCGGAAAATACCAGATATCCGCTACAGGAGAGCCTAATGGTTCAGAGAACTTTGCACTCTCTTTCAGACTGAGTGAAGCATACCTGAATCTCGCAGAAGCAGCCGCCCACAATAACGAAGAAAACACAGCACTTTCGGCTATGAGAACTTTGTTGGAGAATCGTTACGAACCCGGGAAGTTGGCTATCCCTACCGGATTGACCGGTGAGCCATTGAAGGAGTTTATCAAGGCAGAAAGAAGAAAAGAATTTTGCTTCGAGGGACAACGTTGGTTCGATCTGAGACGTTACGGGATGCCGCCAATCACACACAAATGGGAAGATCAAGTATATACGCTGAAACACAACGATCCCTCCTATACGCTGCCGATTCCGGATGAAGTGCTGATTAAGAACAAATACCTGGAACAAAATCCTTTGGCCCCCAAACGGGAAAATTAA
- a CDS encoding SusC/RagA family TonB-linked outer membrane protein: MKKRTQSLPWAISYVSRNLVKFCLLWIFSLSSLMIQAQENQRISIDLRGETLEAALWYLQNRTKFIFMYATEDIANVTDITVKAKDKTIIEILDECLEGTNLTYEVSGSAIVIKKKQTPKVTISGWIRDASGEALPGATVTIRGSKQGAIAGLDGRYTFNIPAQEGLILTYSFIGMEKKTVKYTGKKTINITLNNSSTEIDEVVVTGYQNIQRRDLVGSITTIKAKDIIMPSYTTIDQMLQGRVAGMVVTNTSSRVGTAPKIQIRGTSTLLGNQDPLWVVDGIIQEDPLDLDATSLMTNDLKNIIGNQISWLNPADIESISILKDASATAIYGSKASNGVIEITTKKNTTDRLSVNYTSNFVIGTRPNYGQFNYMNSKERILFSQEAFNWGTPYSAEPIKQIYTYEGLLNMYLSHEISSDEFIAQRNVLETQNTDWFKLLTRRSFSHNHNLSVSGGTNKYSYSASVGYSKSEGQEIGNDSERMTGRLAITIRPVQKLTINAAINGSVSTNKGFAGGVNPMGYATTTNRSIAPDAFYQMKATYPYNEGVKSLSYNFINERDNSGSKSASSYLSASLDLRWNILDWLTYQFTGGYSDNNSTNEAWETERTFYIAEQYRGYDFNSVSPASKEFKAALLPFGGELFTNNAHQYSYNIQNKLLFSKAFNDENRLNALVGMELRSSTNKGVNNTVWGYVPDRGEVITSPTTMKAFEPISGSQSSGWGILQRIYDGGWKKVNTTDNFFSVFATLAYSFKNRYVINANIRNDASNRFGQDSNHRIDPTYSFGFSWRASEEEFMKKYVKWITNLNFRGTYGIQGNALTRLSPDLILNQGTVANLYNRYQSTISQIPNPTLSWERTKSWNFGVDLELFGLFNMNLEYYTRRSNAIVELDLPYEYGISSMKRNGGIIHNRGIEYTLTFTPIQKRDYALSVSLNASKNWNEGGHTDIEVKANDFLNGRSDIILKQGYPLSAFWSYSFAGLDGQTGEPLFNLLDVPEEQRSRLIDPTTYLVYSGQRDPYFTGGLNLSFRYKSLTLNTSFSLLLGNKKRLPSPYSQFSSSYYMPDPYTNINRDLLNRWKEPGDEAHTIIPSLPKGSATLILPNEESSFKIPVWAQSDAMVVSGSFLRCRNIGLSWQMKREWCEKLYMKNVSLNFNMDNLFVIASKRFNGFDPEVSNSVLPRNYSFGINIGF; encoded by the coding sequence ATGAAAAAACGAACGCAATCCTTACCATGGGCGATATCTTATGTAAGCAGAAACTTGGTGAAATTCTGCCTTTTATGGATATTCTCCCTTTCTTCACTTATGATTCAAGCACAAGAAAATCAAAGAATCTCTATCGACTTAAGAGGAGAGACTTTGGAAGCAGCACTCTGGTATCTGCAGAATCGTACTAAATTTATCTTTATGTATGCAACGGAAGATATTGCAAATGTAACCGATATCACGGTCAAGGCTAAAGATAAAACGATTATTGAAATTCTGGATGAATGTCTGGAAGGTACTAACTTAACTTACGAAGTTTCCGGTAGTGCAATCGTAATCAAAAAAAAGCAAACCCCTAAAGTAACCATTAGCGGTTGGATTCGAGATGCCAGTGGTGAGGCATTACCCGGAGCCACTGTTACGATTCGAGGGTCCAAACAGGGAGCCATTGCCGGATTGGACGGACGTTATACGTTCAACATTCCCGCACAAGAAGGGTTAATACTGACCTATTCGTTTATCGGAATGGAAAAGAAAACAGTCAAATATACGGGTAAGAAAACAATCAATATCACTCTGAACAATTCCAGTACAGAGATTGACGAAGTGGTGGTAACCGGTTATCAGAACATTCAACGCCGCGACCTCGTAGGTTCTATTACTACGATCAAAGCGAAAGATATTATAATGCCTTCCTATACTACCATCGACCAGATGTTACAAGGGCGCGTGGCAGGTATGGTGGTAACCAATACCAGTAGCCGTGTAGGTACTGCTCCCAAAATTCAGATTCGTGGAACAAGCACCTTATTGGGCAATCAAGACCCTCTATGGGTCGTGGACGGAATCATCCAGGAAGACCCGCTGGATTTGGATGCGACTTCACTGATGACGAACGATTTAAAAAATATCATCGGTAACCAGATCTCCTGGCTGAACCCTGCCGATATCGAAAGCATCAGTATTCTGAAAGACGCCTCCGCAACAGCTATTTATGGTTCGAAAGCATCTAACGGAGTGATTGAAATCACCACCAAAAAGAATACGACAGATCGTCTAAGTGTCAATTATACCTCTAATTTTGTAATAGGTACGCGCCCCAACTACGGACAGTTCAATTACATGAACTCCAAAGAGAGGATACTGTTCTCTCAAGAAGCATTCAACTGGGGAACTCCCTACAGTGCGGAACCTATCAAACAAATATACACCTATGAGGGGTTATTGAATATGTACTTATCACACGAGATATCCTCTGACGAATTCATAGCCCAACGGAATGTGCTGGAGACACAGAATACAGACTGGTTCAAACTGCTCACCCGCCGTTCTTTCAGCCACAATCATAATCTAAGTGTTTCCGGTGGGACAAACAAGTACAGCTACTCAGCGTCTGTGGGATATTCCAAGAGTGAAGGACAGGAAATCGGAAACGACAGTGAACGTATGACAGGTCGTCTCGCCATCACGATACGTCCGGTACAGAAATTAACCATAAATGCAGCCATCAACGGTAGTGTAAGTACCAATAAAGGATTTGCCGGAGGAGTAAATCCTATGGGATATGCGACGACCACTAACCGCTCGATAGCTCCTGATGCATTTTATCAAATGAAAGCCACTTATCCATATAATGAAGGAGTAAAATCATTATCGTACAATTTCATCAATGAACGAGATAATAGCGGCTCGAAATCAGCATCCAGTTATCTGTCCGCTTCACTTGATTTGAGATGGAACATTCTGGATTGGTTGACTTATCAATTCACCGGAGGCTATTCGGATAATAACAGTACGAACGAGGCATGGGAAACAGAACGGACATTTTACATTGCCGAACAATACCGCGGATATGACTTCAACTCGGTTTCACCGGCCAGCAAAGAATTCAAAGCCGCCTTACTGCCTTTCGGCGGTGAATTGTTCACCAATAACGCACATCAATACTCTTACAACATACAGAACAAGTTGCTATTCAGTAAGGCGTTCAATGATGAAAACCGATTGAATGCACTGGTAGGTATGGAGTTGCGTTCTTCTACCAACAAGGGAGTAAACAATACCGTATGGGGATATGTTCCCGACAGAGGAGAAGTCATCACAAGCCCGACCACCATGAAAGCTTTCGAACCTATCAGCGGTTCTCAGAGCAGTGGCTGGGGTATTCTGCAGAGGATATACGACGGTGGTTGGAAAAAAGTAAATACTACAGATAATTTCTTCTCGGTATTTGCGACACTCGCCTATTCATTCAAAAACCGGTATGTAATCAATGCCAATATCCGTAATGACGCATCCAATCGTTTCGGACAAGACAGCAATCATCGCATCGACCCCACCTATTCATTCGGTTTCTCATGGAGAGCTTCCGAAGAAGAGTTCATGAAAAAATATGTAAAGTGGATCACTAATTTAAATTTCCGAGGCACGTATGGTATTCAAGGAAATGCACTGACACGTCTCAGCCCGGACCTGATTCTGAATCAGGGAACAGTAGCGAATCTGTATAACCGATATCAATCTACTATTTCCCAAATTCCCAATCCTACACTCTCTTGGGAGCGTACCAAATCATGGAACTTCGGTGTCGATCTGGAATTATTCGGTCTGTTCAATATGAACCTGGAATATTATACAAGACGCTCTAATGCGATTGTCGAATTAGACCTGCCTTATGAATATGGAATTTCTTCGATGAAACGTAACGGAGGTATCATCCACAACAGAGGTATCGAATACACACTGACCTTCACTCCTATCCAGAAACGTGATTATGCATTAAGCGTCAGTCTGAATGCATCTAAAAACTGGAACGAAGGCGGACATACGGACATCGAAGTCAAGGCAAATGATTTCCTGAACGGACGTTCGGACATCATACTCAAACAAGGCTATCCGCTTAGTGCTTTTTGGTCATATTCATTTGCCGGTCTGGACGGACAAACCGGTGAGCCTCTGTTCAATCTTCTGGATGTTCCGGAAGAGCAGCGGAGCCGATTGATAGACCCTACCACCTATTTGGTTTATTCAGGGCAAAGAGATCCCTATTTTACCGGAGGATTAAATCTAAGCTTCCGATATAAATCATTGACACTAAACACCAGTTTCTCACTCTTATTGGGTAACAAAAAGCGTCTGCCTTCACCCTACTCACAATTCAGCAGTTCCTACTATATGCCCGATCCATATACGAATATAAACCGTGATCTGCTAAACCGTTGGAAAGAGCCGGGAGACGAAGCACATACCATTATACCTTCACTACCTAAAGGCAGTGCGACTCTCATATTGCCTAATGAAGAAAGTTCTTTCAAAATCCCGGTATGGGCACAGTCTGATGCGATGGTTGTAAGCGGTTCATTCCTGCGTTGCCGCAATATCGGTTTATCTTGGCAAATGAAACGCGAATGGTGTGAGAAATTATACATGAAGAACGTGTCTCTCAATTTCAACATGGACAATCTCTTCGTTATCGCCAGCAAACGCTTCAACGGATTCGACCCGGAAGTCAGCAACAGTGTACTTCCACGCAATTATTCATTCGGTATCAACATTGGTTTCTAA